One region of Parerythrobacter jejuensis genomic DNA includes:
- the acs gene encoding acetate--CoA ligase → MANDLAQMHHQVDQDPHAYWLDQAKRLDWEQFPTKSNESSYEQEDFGIKWFADGALNLSVNCLDRHLEARGDQTAIVFEGDEPGEGRTLTYRELHEEVCRFANVMKAQGVTKGDRVTIYMPMIPEAAVAMLACTRIGAVHSVVFGGFSPDSLAGRILDCESTVLITADGGRRGGKPVPLKANADKALESCPDVKTVILVRRTGDDVPVVEGRDLWWHEARESVSAECAPQIMNAEDPLFILYTSGSTGKPKGVLHTTGGYLLWCTLTFDLLFGAKVDDLFWCTADVGWVTGHSYVVYGPLANGAKTVMFDGVPNYPDPGRFWETSTRLGVTIFYTAPTAIRALMREGEEWVSKHDRSQFRLLGTVGEPINPEAWNWYHRVVGDGRCEIVDTWWQTETGAALIAPVPGVVETKPGSATKPLPGVYPQLVDAEGAVLDGATEGNLCLTQSWPGQMRTVYGDHDRFFQTYFTTYPGKYFTGDGCRRDEDGYYWITGRVDDVINVSGHRMGTAEVESALVSHPKVAEAAVVGMPHDIKGQGIYAFVTLNAGEPDSEELRQELRLHLRKEIGPIASPDALQFAPALPKTRSGKIMRRILRKIAEGTPEQVGDTSTLADPAVVDDLVANRLS, encoded by the coding sequence ATGGCCAACGATCTTGCGCAGATGCATCACCAGGTGGATCAGGACCCCCATGCCTATTGGCTGGACCAGGCGAAGCGGCTGGACTGGGAGCAGTTCCCGACCAAGAGCAACGAGAGTTCCTACGAGCAGGAGGATTTCGGGATCAAATGGTTTGCCGACGGGGCGCTGAACCTGTCGGTCAATTGCCTCGATCGCCATCTCGAGGCGCGTGGCGACCAGACGGCGATCGTGTTTGAAGGCGACGAGCCGGGCGAAGGGCGAACACTGACCTATCGCGAGCTGCATGAAGAGGTCTGCCGTTTCGCCAATGTGATGAAGGCTCAGGGCGTTACCAAGGGTGACCGCGTCACGATCTACATGCCGATGATCCCCGAGGCAGCTGTGGCCATGCTGGCCTGTACCCGCATCGGCGCAGTGCATTCGGTAGTATTCGGCGGCTTCTCCCCCGATAGCCTCGCGGGCCGGATCCTCGATTGCGAAAGTACTGTGCTGATCACTGCGGATGGCGGCCGACGCGGGGGCAAGCCGGTTCCGCTAAAGGCCAATGCCGACAAGGCGCTGGAAAGTTGCCCCGATGTCAAAACCGTGATCCTTGTGCGCCGGACAGGCGATGATGTTCCGGTGGTGGAAGGCCGCGATCTGTGGTGGCACGAAGCGCGCGAAAGCGTCTCCGCCGAGTGCGCGCCTCAAATCATGAATGCGGAAGATCCGTTGTTCATTCTTTATACCAGCGGGTCGACCGGCAAGCCCAAAGGCGTGCTGCACACGACCGGTGGCTACCTGCTCTGGTGCACGCTGACCTTCGACCTGCTGTTCGGCGCGAAGGTGGATGATCTGTTCTGGTGCACCGCCGATGTCGGCTGGGTCACCGGGCACAGTTATGTTGTCTATGGTCCGCTTGCCAACGGGGCGAAGACCGTGATGTTTGACGGGGTGCCAAACTATCCGGACCCAGGCCGTTTTTGGGAAACCAGCACGCGGTTGGGCGTGACCATTTTCTATACCGCGCCAACCGCCATCCGCGCCTTGATGCGCGAGGGGGAGGAATGGGTCAGTAAGCACGACCGTTCCCAGTTCCGGTTGCTGGGCACCGTGGGTGAGCCGATCAATCCTGAAGCATGGAACTGGTATCACCGCGTGGTCGGCGATGGCCGCTGCGAGATTGTCGATACATGGTGGCAGACCGAGACAGGCGCGGCGCTGATTGCCCCGGTCCCGGGCGTGGTCGAAACCAAGCCGGGCAGCGCGACCAAGCCGCTGCCGGGCGTTTACCCGCAACTGGTCGATGCCGAGGGCGCGGTTTTGGACGGCGCGACCGAGGGCAATTTGTGCCTCACGCAAAGCTGGCCCGGCCAGATGCGCACGGTGTATGGTGACCACGACCGTTTCTTCCAGACCTATTTCACGACCTATCCGGGCAAATATTTCACCGGCGATGGCTGCCGACGGGATGAAGATGGCTATTACTGGATCACCGGCCGGGTCGACGATGTGATCAATGTCTCTGGCCACCGGATGGGCACCGCCGAAGTCGAAAGCGCGCTCGTTTCCCATCCCAAGGTCGCGGAAGCCGCGGTCGTCGGCATGCCGCATGATATCAAGGGGCAGGGCATCTATGCCTTCGTCACGCTCAATGCAGGCGAGCCAGATAGCGAGGAACTGCGCCAGGAATTGCGCCTGCATTTGCGCAAGGAAATCGGCCCGATTGCCTCGCCCGATGCATTGCAGTTTGCCCCGGCTTTGCCCAAGACCCGGAGCGGCAAGATCATGCGACGGATCCTGCGCAAGATTGCCGAAGGCACGCCCGAGCAAGTCGGCGACACGTCCACCCTTGCTGATCCAGCGGTGGTAGATGATCTGGTCGCCAATAGACTGTCCTGA
- a CDS encoding sigma-54 dependent transcriptional regulator, translating into MHGGSAIDIVIIDDDHAHARHLVRLARQHNLNSSRWHPVKDDLAYVPSARLALVKGRNDAELVRHLSSRQPDLVTIVLGEDNGPAHILECMRAGASDFLPDNLSDPELVTRLAGHFGQCRAAADSPESTPTTCSFGLAGHSSAMDDVRQFISRLAPADATALIEGPTGSGKELVALALHRHGARSKGPLVAVNCGAIPDDLLEGELFGYEKGAFSGAVNTYPGKLALADGGTLFLDEIGELSPAGQVKLLRALEARQCYRLGGREPHDFDVRIVAATNRNLQAEVANGTFRSDLYYRIAVAQIRVPALVDRPDDIAPLARHFIADISQETGSKPRELAPAAKQSLENHTWPGNARELRNAIEVALINSETETLSAADFPQLQNSPALAGRDAHHSPPPEGKRNVDELDSHSVRNALHKACGNKSAAARLLGCSRMTVYRHLKRDDVSALLS; encoded by the coding sequence ATGCACGGCGGAAGCGCGATCGACATAGTCATCATCGACGATGACCACGCGCATGCCCGCCACCTGGTCCGGCTGGCCCGCCAGCATAATCTCAATTCCTCCCGCTGGCACCCGGTCAAGGACGACCTCGCCTATGTCCCATCAGCGCGTCTTGCGCTGGTGAAGGGGCGCAACGATGCGGAACTCGTCCGCCACCTGTCGTCGCGTCAGCCCGACTTGGTCACCATTGTTCTGGGCGAAGATAACGGCCCGGCGCATATTCTGGAGTGCATGCGGGCGGGTGCGAGTGATTTCCTGCCTGACAACCTCTCTGATCCCGAATTGGTAACCCGGCTGGCTGGCCATTTCGGACAGTGCCGCGCTGCTGCCGATTCTCCTGAGAGCACGCCCACCACATGCAGCTTTGGGCTCGCCGGTCACAGTTCGGCTATGGATGACGTCCGCCAGTTCATCTCCCGGCTCGCTCCGGCCGATGCCACCGCCCTGATCGAAGGTCCAACCGGATCGGGCAAGGAACTGGTCGCACTTGCCCTGCACCGGCACGGCGCCCGCTCCAAAGGCCCGCTGGTCGCCGTCAATTGCGGCGCCATTCCAGACGACCTGCTCGAGGGGGAGCTGTTCGGGTATGAAAAAGGTGCCTTCAGTGGCGCGGTTAATACATATCCCGGCAAGCTGGCACTGGCGGACGGGGGAACTCTCTTCCTTGACGAAATCGGCGAGTTGAGCCCTGCCGGTCAAGTCAAGCTGCTCCGCGCGCTCGAAGCCCGGCAATGCTATCGCTTGGGCGGGCGTGAACCTCACGACTTCGACGTCCGGATCGTCGCTGCGACCAACAGGAACCTGCAGGCTGAAGTCGCGAACGGCACGTTCCGGAGCGATCTCTATTACCGGATCGCAGTCGCGCAAATCCGGGTCCCGGCACTGGTTGACCGCCCAGATGATATCGCGCCACTGGCTCGCCACTTCATTGCAGACATCTCGCAAGAGACCGGCAGCAAGCCTCGCGAGCTAGCGCCTGCTGCGAAGCAATCGCTCGAGAATCATACCTGGCCAGGCAATGCGCGTGAGCTGCGAAACGCGATCGAGGTCGCCTTGATCAACTCCGAAACGGAAACACTCTCCGCTGCCGACTTCCCCCAATTGCAAAACTCTCCGGCTCTTGCAGGTCGGGATGCTCATCACTCGCCGCCACCTGAGGGCAAGCGCAATGTCGATGAGCTGGACTCCCATTCGGTTCGCAATGCCTTGCACAAAGCTTGCGGCAATAAGAGTGCAGCCGCGCGGCTGCTAGGCTGCTCGCGCATGACGGTCTATCGTCATCTCAAGCGGGACGATGTTTCCGCCCTCCTTTCCTGA
- a CDS encoding DUF1295 domain-containing protein: MAAKSIKSLGVVAVSAAAGLAFGWFAGADSVTVGTVTAFFICTLVAFAVNWVAFIPAAIAKTEKYYDLTGSITYVSMIAAALYMAGALDLRAIVVAAMVLIWTSRLGYFLFKRINRDGHDSRFDKIKIYPARFLVAWTMQALWGIFTAAAAIAIITTRDPEPIGAFFWIGAVLWSFGFAIEIVADHQKSVFKQDSKNDGEFIRTGLWAWSQHPNYFGEILLWTGITIMALPLLSGWSWLVLISPVFVYILLTAISGIPMLDEKAEKRWGEREDFRRYRANTPKLILLPPSK; encoded by the coding sequence ATGGCTGCCAAATCGATCAAGAGCCTCGGAGTTGTGGCGGTTTCCGCTGCCGCCGGTCTGGCCTTCGGCTGGTTCGCCGGTGCAGATAGCGTCACAGTCGGCACAGTGACTGCATTTTTCATTTGTACGCTGGTCGCCTTCGCCGTGAACTGGGTCGCTTTCATCCCTGCCGCAATTGCGAAAACCGAGAAATATTACGATCTGACCGGATCAATCACCTACGTCTCCATGATTGCAGCCGCGCTCTACATGGCGGGCGCGCTCGATTTGCGCGCCATCGTGGTGGCCGCCATGGTGCTGATCTGGACCAGCCGCCTGGGCTACTTCCTCTTCAAGCGGATCAACCGAGACGGGCACGATTCACGTTTCGACAAGATCAAGATATATCCGGCACGCTTCCTCGTCGCTTGGACGATGCAAGCGCTGTGGGGCATCTTCACTGCTGCAGCCGCCATAGCGATTATCACCACCCGCGACCCCGAACCGATTGGTGCGTTTTTCTGGATCGGCGCCGTTCTATGGTCATTCGGTTTCGCGATCGAGATCGTTGCTGACCATCAAAAATCGGTCTTCAAGCAGGATTCGAAGAACGACGGTGAGTTTATCAGGACCGGTCTGTGGGCATGGTCACAACATCCGAACTATTTCGGCGAGATTCTTCTTTGGACAGGCATCACGATCATGGCCCTGCCCTTGCTGTCAGGATGGTCATGGCTGGTGCTGATCTCACCGGTTTTCGTCTACATCCTCCTCACGGCGATCAGCGGCATCCCGATGCTCGACGAAAAGGCGGAAAAACGATGGGGAGAACGGGAAGATTTCCGCCGCTATCGCGCGAACACACCGAAGCTGATCCTTCTGCCGCCAAGCAAGTAA
- a CDS encoding MJ0042-type zinc finger domain-containing protein gives MIISCPACSTRYAVPDSAIGIEGRTVRCAKCKNSWFQDGPELELTEEQQAEAAPTPAPDHHPVEETVPAPTPDSAEKVSAAPAAEPAPTPEPDREVEDDTQFAQADPYADTALDGPPPVPDVVPPPPPLPEPDPDVSQFDYQPPFKSRRNPLKIWTAAAAVFALVAVATIAAVSYFGLPSWVPVSQPTFALEQPDLVLEFPPDQQDRRTLPNDSVLFAVSGSITNVGRESRTVPNVLIVLYDDRDNKVFSWEVVPPVTSLAPGENVTINEAITDVPKRAKFADIGWSPS, from the coding sequence ATGATCATTTCCTGCCCTGCCTGTTCCACCCGCTACGCGGTGCCTGATAGTGCCATCGGCATAGAGGGTCGCACCGTCCGGTGCGCGAAGTGCAAAAACAGCTGGTTCCAGGACGGGCCCGAACTGGAACTGACCGAGGAACAACAGGCCGAAGCGGCACCGACCCCCGCGCCCGATCACCACCCGGTCGAAGAGACGGTGCCCGCACCAACTCCCGATTCTGCGGAAAAAGTCAGCGCGGCACCTGCAGCGGAGCCGGCCCCGACTCCTGAACCCGACCGGGAAGTGGAAGACGACACGCAATTTGCGCAGGCCGATCCCTACGCCGACACGGCACTGGATGGCCCCCCGCCTGTGCCGGATGTGGTCCCCCCACCGCCGCCATTGCCCGAACCGGACCCCGATGTTTCGCAATTTGATTACCAGCCGCCGTTCAAGTCGCGCCGCAACCCGCTGAAGATCTGGACTGCAGCAGCCGCCGTCTTCGCACTTGTTGCTGTCGCAACGATCGCGGCTGTCTCCTATTTCGGCCTGCCTTCATGGGTGCCGGTCAGCCAGCCGACCTTCGCGCTGGAGCAACCCGACCTGGTGCTGGAGTTCCCGCCCGACCAGCAGGACCGGCGCACACTGCCCAATGACAGCGTGTTGTTCGCCGTCAGCGGATCGATCACCAATGTCGGCCGCGAAAGCCGCACCGTCCCCAATGTCTTGATCGTGTTGTATGATGATCGCGACAACAAGGTCTTCAGTTGGGAAGTGGTACCACCGGTTACATCGCTCGCACCGGGCGAGAATGTCACTATCAACGAAGCGATCACGGATGTGCCCAAGCGCGCAAAATTCGCGGATATCGGCTGGAGCCCTAGCTGA
- a CDS encoding cell division protein FtsX, translated as MSRPPVIKNAVKRGLAPFRGDQAAQLVPQGSLAGPMPWVIAIMVALTVIATAAGLALSNLAEGARAELSGGATVQVVEADPVERARQAAAVEEVLANFPEVASIRLIPEDELSQLLEPWLGTGMDSEAVPVPALIDVRLREGVNPDKLRRMRAALIEAAPDARIDAQSTWLQPVFSAIASLQYLSMALVVLLAVTSAAAVFLAARSALGVSRETIEIVHLLGGTDTQIARVFQRSVGFDATMGGAVGLALGLGAVLFLGQRFAALDSGMVTGGGLGWLDWLAVAAVPLITVALAMVTARVTVVAALRKML; from the coding sequence ATGAGCCGCCCTCCCGTCATCAAGAATGCGGTCAAGCGCGGACTGGCGCCTTTTCGCGGCGACCAGGCCGCGCAGTTGGTCCCGCAAGGCAGCCTGGCTGGTCCGATGCCGTGGGTGATCGCGATCATGGTCGCCTTGACGGTGATTGCCACGGCGGCAGGGCTGGCGCTGAGCAATCTTGCTGAGGGGGCACGGGCAGAATTATCGGGTGGTGCCACCGTGCAGGTGGTCGAAGCCGATCCCGTCGAGCGGGCACGACAAGCAGCTGCGGTGGAAGAGGTGCTGGCGAATTTCCCCGAAGTCGCATCGATCCGCCTAATCCCGGAAGACGAGCTGTCGCAGTTGCTGGAGCCGTGGTTGGGCACTGGCATGGACAGCGAGGCCGTGCCGGTTCCGGCCCTGATCGATGTCCGCCTGCGCGAAGGTGTGAATCCGGACAAATTGCGACGGATGCGTGCGGCCTTGATCGAGGCCGCCCCGGATGCCCGGATCGATGCGCAATCGACCTGGTTGCAGCCCGTATTCTCGGCGATTGCATCGCTCCAGTATCTCTCGATGGCGTTAGTGGTCCTTCTGGCCGTGACCAGCGCAGCGGCCGTTTTCCTGGCAGCGCGTAGCGCTTTGGGCGTGAGCAGGGAAACGATCGAAATTGTACACCTCCTGGGCGGGACAGACACACAGATTGCGCGGGTATTCCAGCGCTCTGTCGGTTTCGATGCCACCATGGGTGGTGCCGTAGGCTTGGCCTTGGGTCTGGGTGCTGTCCTTTTCCTCGGGCAACGCTTTGCTGCGCTCGATAGCGGTATGGTCACCGGCGGGGGTTTGGGTTGGCTGGACTGGCTGGCGGTGGCAGCGGTGCCCTTGATCACCGTCGCGCTCGCCATGGTTACGGCCCGCGTCACAGTGGTTGCTGCGCTGAGGAAAATGCTGTGA
- a CDS encoding lysophospholipid acyltransferase family protein, translated as MFVLRTLLFCLIFYPGSTLLVVWAVLAFPLGIEVQRAAANRWSHFHRWCVENLLGIEVVLEGAPSTEPTLYAIKHESYFEAIDMPTLFEMPVVFAKEELFRIPGWGRIARVYGLVSVARKDGAKALLKLIREARKSAAEGRPLIIFPEGTRVLHGQIGKLQSGFAGIYKMVGLQVVPVAVDSGPLYRKFWKRPGRITYRFGDPIPPGLEREELERQVAAAINALNPD; from the coding sequence ATGTTTGTCCTGCGTACTCTCCTGTTTTGTCTTATCTTCTATCCGGGCAGCACGCTCCTGGTGGTCTGGGCTGTCCTGGCATTCCCGCTCGGGATTGAAGTGCAGCGCGCAGCAGCGAACCGCTGGAGCCATTTCCACCGCTGGTGCGTCGAGAATCTGCTTGGAATCGAGGTCGTCTTGGAGGGAGCACCCAGTACAGAGCCGACCCTCTATGCGATCAAGCACGAGAGCTATTTCGAAGCGATCGACATGCCGACCTTGTTCGAGATGCCGGTCGTCTTCGCCAAGGAAGAGCTGTTTCGCATCCCCGGTTGGGGCCGCATCGCGCGTGTCTATGGCCTGGTGTCGGTGGCCCGCAAAGACGGGGCCAAGGCGCTTCTCAAGCTCATCCGCGAGGCGCGCAAGAGCGCTGCGGAAGGCAGGCCTTTGATCATTTTTCCCGAGGGCACACGCGTGCTGCACGGGCAGATTGGCAAGCTCCAGTCAGGGTTTGCCGGCATCTACAAGATGGTGGGCCTGCAAGTTGTTCCGGTGGCAGTGGATAGTGGACCGCTATATCGCAAATTCTGGAAGCGCCCGGGCCGGATTACTTACCGGTTCGGGGATCCGATCCCGCCCGGTCTGGAGCGTGAAGAGCTGGAACGGCAGGTCGCTGCCGCGATAAACGCACTCAATCCCGACTGA
- a CDS encoding YdcF family protein, with protein sequence MIRRSLALLLVVWAFGFAWFAVALPQPMTEARQTDAVIVPTGGAGRIPHGLEIVRSDEAQLMLVTGVDREVRPAEFAAEFEASMELMECCVTLGFEAVDTRGNATEAAQWVKDKQVRSLRLVTSDWHMRRAAGELRDVLPTNIRVIEDAVHTEPSLFTLFLEFNKFLASWISRAWPG encoded by the coding sequence GTGATCCGCAGGTCGCTTGCGTTGTTGTTGGTGGTGTGGGCTTTCGGGTTCGCATGGTTCGCCGTGGCCTTGCCGCAACCGATGACAGAGGCCCGGCAAACAGATGCCGTGATCGTGCCAACCGGTGGAGCCGGGCGTATCCCGCATGGCTTGGAGATTGTCCGATCCGATGAGGCGCAGCTGATGCTTGTAACCGGGGTGGATCGCGAAGTCAGACCCGCCGAATTCGCAGCCGAGTTCGAAGCGTCGATGGAACTGATGGAATGCTGCGTCACGCTGGGGTTTGAGGCTGTAGATACGCGCGGCAATGCGACCGAAGCGGCACAGTGGGTGAAAGACAAGCAGGTTCGCTCACTAAGGCTGGTGACCAGCGACTGGCATATGCGGCGGGCTGCCGGAGAATTACGGGATGTGTTGCCAACCAATATTCGCGTGATCGAGGATGCTGTCCATACCGAGCCGAGCCTGTTCACCCTGTTTCTGGAATTCAACAAGTTCCTCGCAAGCTGGATCTCACGGGCCTGGCCGGGCTGA
- the ftsE gene encoding cell division ATP-binding protein FtsE produces the protein MAEGDEEVVTFDNVGLRYGQGKEVLSDVSFTLWPGSFYFLTGASGAGKTSLLKLLYLAQRPSRGAIRMFGTDVITLPRPRLPGFRRRLGVVFQDFRLVQHLSAYDNIALPLRVSGVTEAELAKPVTDMLEWVGLAHRAEARPATLSGGEQQRVAIARAVIGRPDLLVADEPTGNVDPEMAVKLLRLFEALNRLGTTVVVATHDLHLLQKVPQSMIMRLDKGRLSDPTGALRYPPRAQTQSEPRE, from the coding sequence ATGGCCGAAGGTGACGAAGAAGTCGTGACCTTCGACAATGTCGGCTTGCGCTATGGCCAGGGCAAAGAGGTGTTGAGCGATGTGTCGTTCACGCTGTGGCCGGGCAGCTTCTATTTCCTCACCGGGGCGAGCGGGGCGGGCAAGACGTCGCTGCTCAAACTGCTCTATCTGGCGCAGCGCCCGTCGCGTGGCGCAATCCGCATGTTCGGCACCGATGTGATTACTTTGCCGCGTCCTCGCCTGCCGGGTTTCCGGCGCAGGCTGGGGGTCGTGTTCCAGGACTTCCGATTGGTCCAGCATTTGTCTGCATACGACAATATCGCATTGCCCCTGCGGGTGTCGGGCGTGACCGAGGCAGAGCTGGCAAAGCCGGTCACCGACATGCTGGAATGGGTCGGGCTGGCCCATCGGGCAGAGGCGCGCCCTGCGACCCTGTCGGGTGGGGAGCAACAACGCGTTGCTATCGCGCGGGCCGTGATCGGTCGCCCGGATCTATTGGTGGCGGATGAGCCGACCGGCAATGTCGATCCTGAAATGGCGGTCAAACTGTTGCGCCTGTTCGAGGCTTTGAACCGGCTCGGGACCACGGTCGTGGTTGCGACCCACGATCTGCATTTGCTGCAGAAAGTACCGCAATCGATGATCATGCGGCTCGACAAGGGGCGCTTGTCCGATCCAACCGGCGCCTTGCGCTATCCGCCGCGGGCCCAAACCCAGTCGGAACCCCGGGAATGA
- a CDS encoding prephenate/arogenate dehydrogenase family protein, which yields MSFGRVAIIGLGLLGGSVGLAIREKLPDITTTGYDSDTATRHRARERGLVDTVCDTAAEAVAACDLVILCVPVGAMASAAAEFASALPPHAVVSDVGSSKQSVQDALAMALPDNPIIPAHPVAGTEQSGPDAGFATLFDGRWSILTPPVNAPAQAVTDLTEFWEALGAKVEIMDAQHHDLVLAVTSHIPHLIAYTIVGTASDMEEVTRSEVIKYSAGGFRDFTRIAASDPVMWRDVFLNNREAVLEMLGRFTEDLTALQRAIRSGDGDTLHDLFSRTRDIRRSIIDSGQDDAKPDFGRDH from the coding sequence GTGAGCTTCGGGCGCGTCGCCATCATAGGCCTTGGATTGTTGGGCGGATCGGTTGGCCTGGCGATCAGGGAGAAGCTGCCTGACATAACTACGACCGGATATGACAGCGACACGGCGACACGGCACCGCGCACGGGAGCGCGGACTGGTCGACACTGTATGCGACACTGCAGCCGAGGCCGTTGCCGCCTGTGACCTGGTCATCCTGTGCGTGCCGGTGGGAGCCATGGCCAGCGCCGCAGCCGAATTCGCCAGCGCCTTGCCGCCGCACGCTGTAGTCAGCGATGTCGGTTCCTCCAAGCAATCGGTGCAGGATGCGCTGGCAATGGCTTTGCCCGACAATCCCATTATCCCTGCCCATCCGGTTGCGGGCACCGAACAAAGCGGACCGGATGCGGGATTTGCGACTCTGTTCGATGGTCGCTGGTCGATCCTGACACCCCCCGTGAACGCCCCCGCCCAAGCCGTGACCGATCTCACCGAATTTTGGGAAGCGCTTGGTGCCAAGGTTGAAATCATGGATGCCCAGCATCACGATCTGGTGCTGGCAGTGACCAGCCATATTCCGCATTTGATCGCTTACACAATCGTCGGCACTGCTTCCGATATGGAAGAGGTCACGCGGAGCGAGGTGATCAAATACTCCGCAGGCGGTTTTCGCGATTTCACCCGCATCGCCGCCTCCGATCCCGTTATGTGGCGCGACGTTTTCCTGAACAATCGGGAGGCGGTTCTGGAAATGCTGGGTCGCTTTACCGAGGATCTCACCGCCCTTCAGCGCGCGATCCGATCCGGCGATGGCGACACATTGCATGATCTGTTCAGCCGGACTCGCGACATTCGACGGTCAATCATCGATTCCGGACAGGATGATGCCAAGCCCGATTTCGGGCGCGATCACTGA
- a CDS encoding DUF3467 domain-containing protein encodes MSDEEAKDGHDDHAPTGVGETATGPVYVNHCAVDLSLSTAELQFGQASEEDQSVRIKSRLVTSPAYFRQLGDIIRAECRRYDNAYGTSGKKGDA; translated from the coding sequence GTGTCGGACGAGGAAGCCAAGGACGGGCATGACGATCATGCTCCCACAGGTGTCGGCGAGACCGCCACCGGTCCGGTCTACGTCAACCATTGCGCCGTCGATCTGTCGCTTTCCACTGCAGAGCTGCAATTCGGCCAAGCCTCGGAAGAGGATCAGTCGGTCCGGATCAAGAGTAGGCTGGTGACCTCGCCCGCCTATTTCCGTCAGCTTGGCGATATCATCCGGGCTGAGTGCCGCCGCTATGACAATGCCTATGGCACCTCCGGCAAGAAGGGGGACGCCTGA
- a CDS encoding Pvc16 family protein, with translation MAQVAAVHWLGESIVQLLRTRRDLGAAAGTLGPVPSNLDITQHTIAKLSTAAIPTTGLGLVCYNMTFSDHRAGASRTPAAPPRAEIALELMYMLVSWSAKSEEEQANLVWAMLELSSLSVLDASTLKGGTVWENGEKVQIAPEPQPPEEQFKLWDALGQKYRMSTAFRARVLRIRGPREPDHPSVVASRFNLADEAAVLAGEPV, from the coding sequence ATGGCACAGGTTGCAGCCGTCCACTGGCTAGGCGAGTCGATCGTCCAGTTGCTGCGGACCCGCCGCGATCTGGGCGCGGCCGCCGGCACGTTGGGGCCGGTCCCCTCGAACCTCGATATTACCCAGCATACCATCGCCAAGCTGAGCACAGCCGCCATCCCGACCACCGGCCTCGGTCTGGTCTGCTACAATATGACGTTCAGCGACCATCGAGCGGGCGCTTCGCGTACGCCTGCTGCACCACCACGCGCAGAGATCGCGCTGGAGCTGATGTACATGCTGGTGAGCTGGTCGGCGAAATCGGAGGAGGAGCAGGCCAACCTGGTTTGGGCGATGCTCGAACTGTCCAGCCTGTCCGTCCTCGACGCCTCGACCCTGAAGGGCGGTACTGTGTGGGAAAATGGCGAGAAGGTGCAAATCGCACCCGAGCCGCAGCCACCCGAAGAGCAATTCAAACTGTGGGATGCTTTGGGTCAGAAATATCGCATGTCGACAGCCTTCCGCGCCCGGGTCCTGCGCATCCGCGGCCCGCGCGAGCCTGATCACCCCTCCGTTGTCGCCTCGCGCTTCAACTTGGCTGACGAGGCCGCCGTGCTGGCCGGAGAGCCGGTCTGA